A region of Salinibacter sp. 10B DNA encodes the following proteins:
- a CDS encoding exopolyphosphatase, whose amino-acid sequence MRFATIDIGTNTAQLLVVESEENTLRRVHAVERFVRLGEGVDTSARISRAAQRRLLATLREYKQTAQEQGATSILVAGTSALRDATNRQAVVDRIHDHLGLSVEVLSGEEEAAWSFAAACSAFDDLTGVCLVVDIGGGSTELISGTNPSQHTLDYAEAMTDRVSLDVGCVRLTERCFSSQPPTAEEIDRVEHLIDTTLNNTVLSVGPDPTLIGTAGTATALALIHAGPESTWDALHGGRFVLSQNDVRRWRTRLLELSVEEIRALHPDAMEGRADVFPIGVILLDRILSHYARSSLRVSPYELRHGLALRALAATSEQTSG is encoded by the coding sequence ATGCGCTTCGCCACGATCGATATCGGCACCAACACGGCCCAGCTTCTCGTGGTGGAGAGCGAAGAAAACACGCTGCGTCGCGTGCATGCCGTAGAGCGGTTCGTGCGACTGGGCGAAGGGGTCGATACGAGTGCACGCATAAGTCGAGCCGCACAACGCCGACTACTCGCCACTCTTCGGGAGTACAAACAGACGGCACAGGAGCAGGGCGCGACGAGCATTTTGGTGGCCGGAACGAGTGCTCTCCGAGACGCCACGAATCGACAGGCTGTCGTCGATCGCATTCACGATCATCTCGGGCTTTCTGTTGAGGTTCTTTCCGGCGAAGAAGAGGCTGCCTGGAGCTTTGCAGCGGCCTGTTCGGCGTTCGACGATCTCACAGGGGTGTGCTTAGTCGTCGATATTGGCGGCGGCTCCACGGAGCTGATTTCCGGCACCAATCCGTCTCAGCACACACTGGACTATGCTGAGGCGATGACGGATCGGGTGAGTCTCGATGTGGGCTGTGTTCGCCTGACCGAGCGGTGTTTTTCGTCGCAGCCCCCCACGGCAGAGGAGATCGATCGGGTCGAACATCTCATCGACACGACTCTCAACAACACGGTACTTTCTGTCGGTCCGGATCCAACCCTCATTGGAACGGCCGGCACCGCCACGGCCCTCGCGCTCATCCACGCCGGTCCGGAGAGCACGTGGGATGCCCTGCACGGCGGACGCTTCGTCCTATCCCAGAATGACGTTCGTCGGTGGCGCACCCGACTGCTTGAATTGAGCGTCGAGGAGATTCGGGCGCTTCATCCAGACGCGATGGAAGGACGGGCGGACGTGTTTCCGATCGGCGTCATTTTGCTAGATCGCATTCTGTCGCACTACGCCCGCTCGTCCCTGCGCGTAAGCCCGTATGAGCTCCGGCACGGGCTCGCGCTCCGGGCACTCGCCGCTACCAGCGAACAGACATCAGGGTGA
- the prmA gene encoding 50S ribosomal protein L11 methyltransferase produces MDTIEVTLSVPLLEHDRYIGVLSDWATGFQQTDSTLIAYVPVEEWSGALRERVAARLRADGYTDALEVRVLGERNWNAEWEASLTPVRVGPFLLCPTTGEEREDTEATVLRIDPKQSFGTGHHATTRLVLRLLAGTVASGDTVIDVGTGTGVLAIAAARLGASSVLGVDIEPGAVQNARENVAQNGVEDRVTIREGSIDTVPADRSADVIVANMTRHPLLELLPDLGRRLSGTGHLLLSGLLTSDRPDIREVLHELNFEIDGEHTEDGWWAVHCTRGA; encoded by the coding sequence ATGGATACGATTGAAGTGACTCTTTCCGTGCCGCTGTTGGAGCACGACCGGTATATCGGGGTTCTCTCCGATTGGGCCACAGGCTTTCAGCAGACCGATTCCACGCTCATTGCCTACGTCCCGGTGGAGGAGTGGTCGGGGGCCCTCCGGGAACGAGTGGCAGCGCGCCTGCGGGCCGATGGCTATACGGATGCCCTGGAGGTCCGGGTGCTGGGCGAGCGCAACTGGAATGCGGAATGGGAGGCGTCCCTCACCCCGGTGCGGGTCGGGCCGTTTCTGCTGTGTCCGACGACGGGCGAGGAGCGGGAGGATACGGAGGCGACCGTGCTGCGTATCGATCCAAAGCAGAGCTTTGGCACGGGACACCACGCCACCACGCGGCTCGTGCTCCGACTGCTTGCAGGGACTGTGGCATCGGGCGATACGGTGATCGACGTGGGGACGGGGACGGGGGTGCTTGCGATTGCCGCCGCCCGGCTAGGGGCATCTTCCGTCCTGGGAGTCGACATTGAACCGGGAGCGGTCCAGAATGCACGGGAGAATGTGGCACAGAATGGCGTCGAGGACCGAGTGACGATTCGGGAGGGATCGATTGACACTGTCCCCGCTGACCGCAGCGCGGATGTTATTGTCGCCAATATGACCCGGCATCCCCTCCTTGAACTGCTTCCGGATCTTGGGCGTCGACTCTCCGGTACCGGTCATCTTCTACTTTCGGGGCTTCTTACGAGTGATCGGCCCGACATAAGGGAGGTACTTCACGAATTGAATTTTGAGATCGACGGCGAGCATACGGAGGACGGATGGTGGGCCGTTCACTGCACGAGGGGGGCGTAA
- the ubiE gene encoding bifunctional demethylmenaquinone methyltransferase/2-methoxy-6-polyprenyl-1,4-benzoquinol methylase UbiE: MSQHPPIGEVEGKAEAVEKMFDTIAPQYDLLNRVLSFGIDQYWRTRAIRLLDDEQPTRVLDVATGTADLAIKAEQMLHPREVVGIDLSAEMLAYGRTKIDRQGLSPRISLVQGDAQNLPFGDHSFDAAMVAFGVRNFEDLNAGLRGIRRVLRPGGRLVVLEFSRPRTFPIKQLYAWYSRHVLPRIGGTLSPDAGAYEYLPNSVAEFPDGTDFLDRMNDSGFAELLWEPLTFGIASLYRGTVPQ; encoded by the coding sequence ATGTCCCAACATCCTCCGATTGGGGAAGTCGAAGGAAAAGCCGAAGCGGTGGAGAAGATGTTCGACACCATCGCGCCTCAGTACGACTTGCTGAACCGCGTTCTTAGCTTCGGCATCGATCAGTATTGGCGAACCCGGGCGATTCGACTGCTGGACGATGAGCAACCGACACGGGTGCTCGATGTGGCGACTGGGACCGCCGATCTTGCCATCAAGGCGGAGCAGATGCTGCATCCCCGGGAGGTCGTGGGGATCGATCTTTCTGCTGAAATGCTTGCCTACGGACGGACGAAGATTGACCGACAGGGGCTGTCGCCGCGCATCTCGCTCGTGCAGGGAGACGCGCAAAACCTGCCGTTCGGGGACCACTCGTTTGACGCTGCTATGGTCGCGTTCGGGGTGCGCAATTTTGAAGATCTGAACGCGGGGCTGAGGGGCATTCGGCGCGTATTGCGGCCCGGCGGACGGCTGGTCGTGCTGGAATTCAGTCGGCCCCGCACGTTTCCGATCAAGCAGCTCTACGCCTGGTACAGCCGTCACGTCCTGCCCCGTATCGGCGGTACGCTGAGTCCGGATGCGGGCGCCTACGAGTATTTGCCAAACTCGGTGGCGGAATTCCCAGATGGTACCGACTTTCTGGACCGGATGAACGACAGCGGGTTCGCCGAATTGCTTTGGGAGCCCCTCACCTTCGGCATTGCGTCGCTCTACCGTGGCACTGTTCCACAGTAG
- the pfkA gene encoding 6-phosphofructokinase has product MQRLGVYTSGGDAPGMNACLRAVVRTALTNDLDVTGIRRGYEGMIEGDFVEMDRRSVSNIVQTGGTVLKSARSEEFMHEEGRAKAAQQLRQNKIDALVAIGGDGTFRGASKLHDEHEFPVVGAPGTIDNDLYGTDATIGYDTALNTAIENIDRVRDTADAHNRLFLVEVMGRDAGFIALNCGIGGGAELILIPETITEMDMVKERILSLMTAQRRSTIVVVAEGDELGGARGIEQALRDDPDFSDIDLRSTILGHTQRGGAPTASDRVLASRLGVAAVESLLDGHSDVMVGLVNGETKLTPLRNVYGRRKSIDYDLLKLTQILS; this is encoded by the coding sequence ATACAGCGCCTCGGCGTGTACACCAGTGGGGGCGACGCCCCCGGCATGAATGCATGTCTCCGGGCCGTCGTGCGCACCGCACTCACGAATGACCTCGACGTGACCGGCATCCGGCGCGGCTACGAGGGCATGATCGAGGGCGATTTCGTGGAAATGGATCGTCGATCGGTTTCGAACATCGTGCAGACGGGCGGGACCGTACTGAAGAGTGCTCGCTCGGAAGAGTTCATGCACGAAGAGGGGCGTGCGAAGGCCGCCCAGCAGTTGCGCCAGAACAAAATCGATGCGCTCGTCGCCATTGGCGGGGACGGGACCTTTCGGGGTGCCTCGAAGCTGCACGATGAGCATGAGTTTCCCGTTGTTGGGGCGCCGGGCACGATCGACAACGATCTGTACGGCACCGACGCTACCATTGGGTACGACACGGCGCTCAACACCGCCATCGAAAACATCGACCGGGTGCGCGACACCGCCGACGCCCACAACCGTCTTTTTCTGGTGGAGGTGATGGGGCGAGACGCGGGCTTCATCGCCCTCAATTGTGGCATCGGTGGGGGGGCGGAGCTTATCCTGATCCCGGAGACGATCACCGAAATGGACATGGTGAAGGAGCGGATCCTGTCGCTCATGACGGCCCAGCGCCGGTCGACGATTGTCGTGGTGGCCGAGGGGGACGAACTCGGCGGTGCGCGTGGCATTGAGCAGGCCCTTCGCGACGATCCGGACTTTTCAGACATCGACCTGCGGTCGACCATTCTTGGGCATACCCAGCGTGGTGGGGCGCCGACGGCCAGCGATCGTGTCCTTGCCAGCCGGCTTGGGGTTGCCGCCGTCGAGTCGCTGCTCGATGGCCATTCGGACGTCATGGTGGGCCTCGTGAACGGCGAAACGAAGCTCACGCCTCTCCGCAACGTGTACGGCCGCCGCAAATCCATCGACTACGATCTTCTGAAGCTGACGCAGATTCTGAGCTGA
- a CDS encoding DUF1460 domain-containing protein, which produces MILIAAIGLLVGGSGCQSASDADPADPATPDSSTVGALPDSVLTPPDSATAAQFASVMQHAMAHRSEVESVGALMQEIGLQFRGRPYIAGTLDEPATETLVVRLDGFDCVTFVETALAMARGAMAGDSTYAGFARRLAEQRYRNGRMQGYCSRLHYFTEWLADNEDRGIVERIDDDLGGRRMTDTLDFMSTHRSDYEKFATNDSLYACVQKMEQEVQARQQERPVHFVPQDSIRAVYDQLRAGDIVALATSIQGLDVTHTGLVYAHEDGGRGLLHASLSDGVVVSPDLQRYVQKIDHQIGIVVARP; this is translated from the coding sequence ATGATCCTCATTGCTGCGATTGGTCTTCTCGTGGGGGGAAGTGGCTGTCAATCCGCTTCGGATGCGGATCCAGCTGATCCTGCTACGCCCGATTCCTCAACCGTAGGAGCGCTTCCCGACAGTGTGCTGACGCCGCCGGATTCGGCCACGGCTGCCCAGTTTGCGAGCGTCATGCAGCACGCCATGGCCCATCGGTCGGAGGTCGAATCGGTCGGAGCACTGATGCAGGAGATTGGACTCCAGTTTCGAGGTCGTCCGTACATCGCCGGGACCTTGGATGAGCCGGCAACCGAAACGCTCGTCGTACGGCTCGACGGCTTTGATTGCGTGACGTTTGTCGAGACCGCACTGGCAATGGCCCGCGGGGCGATGGCGGGCGATTCGACCTACGCTGGCTTTGCGCGCCGGCTGGCCGAGCAGCGCTATCGGAACGGGCGCATGCAAGGGTATTGCAGTCGTCTGCACTACTTTACCGAGTGGCTAGCCGACAATGAAGACCGGGGCATCGTGGAGCGGATCGATGACGATCTCGGCGGACGCCGGATGACCGACACGCTCGACTTTATGAGCACGCATCGCTCCGACTATGAGAAGTTTGCGACCAACGACAGCCTCTATGCCTGCGTGCAGAAGATGGAACAGGAGGTGCAAGCACGGCAGCAGGAGCGGCCCGTTCACTTCGTTCCGCAGGACTCGATTCGGGCCGTTTACGACCAGTTACGGGCAGGGGACATCGTCGCCCTCGCGACCTCCATTCAGGGACTTGACGTAACCCACACCGGGCTCGTCTACGCCCATGAGGATGGCGGCCGCGGACTGTTGCATGCCTCCCTCTCCGACGGCGTCGTAGTTTCGCCCGATCTTCAACGGTACGTTCAGAAGATCGATCATCAGATCGGTATTGTAGTAGCCCGTCCCTAG
- the aat gene encoding leucyl/phenylalanyl-tRNA--protein transferase — protein sequence MPDDIRLTPRVLIRAYASGIFPMGDDRTGTVQWFSPDPRAHLPLDAFHVPHNLRRRVRKCEFAVTSDRAFGRVIRACADRHRTWITPRIIEAYTDLHKLGRAHSVECWQDDTLAGGLYGVALGGAFFGESMFFEVSNASKVALVHLVRQLRAGGYTLLDTQYSTDHLEQFGVVEIPRRDYLQRLDEALRRETTWWPLADEEASLLDRPVSEFDASRPAKRNEGGSNG from the coding sequence GTGCCCGACGACATACGCCTCACGCCTCGTGTGCTCATTCGTGCCTATGCCAGTGGGATTTTTCCAATGGGGGATGACCGCACGGGCACAGTCCAGTGGTTTTCGCCCGACCCGCGAGCTCATCTGCCGCTCGACGCGTTTCACGTGCCCCATAATTTGCGGCGGCGGGTGCGGAAGTGCGAGTTTGCGGTGACGAGTGATCGGGCCTTTGGGCGTGTGATTCGGGCTTGTGCCGACCGCCACCGGACGTGGATTACGCCCCGAATCATCGAGGCCTACACCGACCTGCACAAACTAGGGCGGGCCCATAGTGTCGAATGCTGGCAGGACGACACGCTCGCAGGGGGACTCTACGGGGTCGCACTCGGTGGGGCCTTCTTCGGGGAATCGATGTTTTTTGAGGTTAGCAATGCCTCCAAGGTAGCGCTCGTTCATCTGGTGCGCCAGCTTCGGGCGGGGGGGTACACGCTCCTCGATACGCAGTACTCCACCGATCATCTAGAACAGTTTGGCGTAGTGGAGATCCCGCGACGCGACTATCTGCAACGCCTCGATGAGGCCCTGCGGAGAGAAACGACGTGGTGGCCGCTCGCGGACGAGGAGGCGTCCCTTCTGGATCGACCTGTGTCTGAATTCGACGCGTCTCGCCCGGCGAAGAGAAACGAGGGCGGGTCGAATGGGTGA
- a CDS encoding biotin/lipoyl-containing protein, whose protein sequence is MDTPSYRAIVGDRSFDLSFEEDRVLVDGEAKPYAFEVLRDGYVSLIVDGVSMPVSVEPMGDGTMRVTIAGQRTEVQVKDERDLLVDEFGLGADAAAGGEVRAPMPGLVIDILVDEGETVEADQGLLVLEAMKMENELKAPSGGVVGTIHVASDDAVDKDDLLVEIEPAE, encoded by the coding sequence ATGGACACCCCCAGTTACCGCGCGATCGTCGGCGACCGCTCGTTCGACCTCTCGTTTGAGGAGGACCGCGTGCTCGTGGACGGTGAGGCCAAGCCCTACGCCTTTGAGGTCCTGCGAGACGGCTACGTCTCCCTCATCGTCGACGGAGTGAGCATGCCCGTATCGGTAGAACCGATGGGCGACGGCACCATGCGCGTCACAATTGCGGGGCAGCGGACGGAGGTGCAGGTCAAGGATGAGCGGGATCTGCTGGTGGACGAATTCGGCCTAGGGGCCGATGCCGCTGCCGGAGGCGAAGTGCGCGCCCCAATGCCCGGCCTTGTCATCGACATTCTCGTGGACGAGGGCGAGACGGTGGAAGCCGATCAGGGCCTACTCGTACTGGAGGCAATGAAAATGGAAAACGAACTCAAAGCTCCCTCCGGCGGTGTCGTGGGCACAATTCATGTGGCGAGTGACGATGCGGTGGACAAGGACGACCTGCTGGTGGAAATCGAACCGGCGGAGTAA
- a CDS encoding SDR family oxidoreductase, with product MADGTVLVTGATGFIGSVLTRQLVADDANVRILRRETSSLDLLGAVANEVEHAVGDVTYAPSLYDAMRDVDRVFHVAAKVSFSPGDRASLRRVNVKGTANVVNAALEADVDRLVHTSSIAALGRPRTPNSTIDEDTSWQDAPHRTAYARSKRQAEMEVHRGIAEGLEAVFVNPSLVFGVGNAHTNTRRIVDAVRSGWMVAVPPGGTNVVDVRDVAAGHRAAMANGKPGRRYILGGDNRSWMDIATTLAEAFDVPRPHYTIPVPLLRASSAVAEAVATLTRSQPLLSRETARTACHTYRFDNTRARTELDCTFRPFSETADRLAQVLSTSRAASA from the coding sequence ATGGCCGACGGGACGGTTCTCGTGACGGGCGCTACCGGATTCATTGGCTCGGTACTTACCCGTCAACTCGTAGCCGATGACGCCAACGTACGCATCCTTCGCCGGGAGACCTCTTCGCTGGACTTGCTGGGGGCCGTCGCCAACGAGGTAGAGCACGCGGTGGGCGATGTCACCTATGCCCCCAGCTTGTACGACGCAATGCGGGACGTGGACCGCGTCTTTCACGTGGCAGCCAAGGTGAGCTTTTCTCCTGGCGATCGGGCCTCTCTCCGGCGCGTGAACGTGAAGGGCACCGCGAATGTCGTAAACGCGGCGCTCGAAGCCGACGTGGATCGCCTAGTGCACACCTCCAGCATTGCGGCCCTGGGCCGTCCCCGTACGCCCAACTCGACGATCGACGAAGACACGTCCTGGCAGGACGCTCCGCATCGCACTGCCTACGCCCGCTCGAAGCGGCAGGCCGAAATGGAAGTGCATCGCGGCATCGCCGAAGGGCTGGAGGCTGTCTTCGTCAATCCATCGCTGGTCTTCGGCGTCGGCAATGCCCACACCAATACACGGCGCATTGTCGATGCCGTACGCAGCGGCTGGATGGTCGCCGTTCCTCCCGGGGGCACAAACGTCGTGGACGTGCGCGACGTGGCCGCTGGGCATCGTGCCGCCATGGCGAACGGCAAACCGGGCCGACGCTACATCCTCGGGGGCGACAACCGGTCCTGGATGGACATTGCCACGACGCTTGCGGAGGCCTTCGACGTGCCTCGCCCCCACTACACAATTCCCGTTCCGCTCCTTCGTGCCAGCTCGGCCGTGGCCGAGGCCGTCGCCACACTCACCCGATCTCAACCCCTCCTCTCCCGCGAAACAGCTCGCACCGCCTGCCACACCTACCGCTTCGACAATACACGGGCTCGGACCGAACTGGACTGCACCTTTCGTCCGTTTTCCGAGACGGCCGATCGACTCGCACAAGTCCTAAGCACGTCAAGAGCCGCCTCGGCCTAG
- a CDS encoding TetR/AcrR family transcriptional regulator, giving the protein MSSSSDSLSRRERERQMRREAMLDAARSVFAEKGYADATLDEIADRAEFGKGTLYNYFEGGKEELLFAVFEDIIGEMETLIHTVFQDSLEGQKPLRDAFHTFVERHFELVRDQQDLFLILVREAHLMAFSDDPDRTQFFREQHERLLNALMPVLEEAVDRGEMKSLPPSSVANLLLANVRGMGTHCTLEQKHCPCEEQEFLNHPEKAADLLTTLLFDGLETNDVPSSAP; this is encoded by the coding sequence ATGTCCTCTTCTTCCGATTCCCTTTCTCGCCGCGAGCGGGAGCGACAGATGCGCCGCGAGGCGATGCTCGATGCTGCCCGCTCCGTCTTTGCGGAAAAGGGGTACGCCGACGCCACCCTTGACGAAATCGCCGATCGTGCCGAGTTCGGCAAGGGGACGCTCTACAACTACTTCGAGGGTGGGAAAGAAGAGTTGCTCTTTGCAGTGTTCGAGGACATCATCGGCGAGATGGAGACGCTCATCCACACGGTGTTTCAGGATAGCCTCGAGGGCCAGAAGCCCCTCCGCGACGCCTTTCACACGTTCGTCGAGCGCCACTTTGAGCTGGTCCGTGACCAGCAGGATCTTTTCCTCATTCTGGTTCGCGAAGCCCACCTGATGGCCTTCAGCGACGACCCGGACCGAACGCAGTTCTTTCGTGAACAGCATGAGCGTCTGCTGAACGCCCTCATGCCGGTGCTGGAGGAAGCTGTGGATCGGGGCGAGATGAAATCGCTCCCGCCCTCGTCCGTTGCCAACCTTCTCCTTGCAAATGTTCGGGGGATGGGGACGCACTGCACCCTTGAGCAGAAGCATTGTCCGTGTGAAGAGCAGGAGTTTCTCAACCATCCGGAAAAGGCAGCGGATCTTCTGACGACCCTGCTCTTCGACGGTCTGGAGACGAATGACGTCCCCTCGTCCGCACCGTAA
- a CDS encoding TolC family protein, whose amino-acid sequence MRSFVSPVSALLLCFGLFGLAPSASVWAQEVSEDPAVSASPDDPVVLTLRAAVGMALKQNLNLKAAQLDVREADAQVREAWGNLYPSLDLTGSYTRNVVTANPFAGSDVTSFFGGGGETEWLAFNERRRLDMDPSTDPISYRAFTQRQRDSIAAAGISLGGGGDNPFGVDNQFNGGLQLTQTLYSKQAFASVRGSEQFKEVSRHARDREVQRTTNEVVTSFYQALLAQERASVRKQRVKRAQKTLQEVSMQVQRGVTPKAQRLGAEVELSNARTQMIEARNAADLAQDNLKRTIGLSPQTPIRLKGDLENQQEDGLQQVSLETISMSKAVDQAIENRPDLQRARLNVELRSIQKEASRAEFFPRVEAIANFNYSGRVPDNRSQVLTTDPQDPTNPFYYRERSRGFFSDDFWNPSFSVGLQFSWNIFNGFQSSSRLQQAEIQRQRAQTQLEQLRQAVQVEVRRAIRNLENARERIQAQEANVRRAELNYDHMSERVDEGVARPIELREASDQLDQSRLNYLQAVYDYLVARSDLETALGQPLTPTSESYLMTSR is encoded by the coding sequence ATGCGCTCCTTCGTCTCCCCTGTCTCGGCCCTTCTACTTTGCTTCGGGCTGTTCGGACTTGCCCCCTCCGCCTCGGTGTGGGCCCAGGAGGTGTCTGAGGACCCTGCCGTCTCCGCCTCGCCGGACGATCCCGTCGTTCTCACCCTTCGGGCAGCTGTGGGCATGGCCTTGAAACAGAACCTCAACCTGAAGGCTGCACAGCTCGATGTGCGCGAGGCCGACGCTCAGGTCCGCGAGGCGTGGGGCAACCTTTACCCGTCGCTCGACCTAACGGGTAGCTATACCCGTAACGTCGTGACTGCCAACCCCTTCGCTGGAAGTGACGTCACGAGCTTTTTTGGCGGCGGCGGAGAAACCGAGTGGCTGGCCTTCAATGAGCGTCGTCGCCTGGACATGGACCCGTCCACGGACCCCATTTCCTACCGCGCCTTCACGCAGCGGCAGCGGGACAGCATCGCTGCGGCTGGGATCTCCCTCGGGGGGGGAGGAGACAACCCCTTCGGCGTCGACAATCAGTTCAACGGGGGACTCCAGCTTACGCAGACGCTCTATAGTAAACAGGCCTTTGCCTCCGTGCGAGGATCCGAGCAGTTCAAGGAGGTGAGCCGACATGCCCGCGATCGGGAGGTACAGAGAACGACCAACGAGGTGGTGACCTCCTTTTACCAGGCCCTGCTGGCCCAAGAGCGTGCCAGCGTTCGCAAACAGCGGGTGAAACGAGCCCAGAAAACCCTCCAGGAAGTGTCGATGCAGGTACAGCGAGGCGTCACTCCGAAGGCCCAGCGGCTTGGTGCCGAAGTGGAATTGTCGAATGCCCGCACACAGATGATCGAAGCCCGCAATGCGGCCGATCTCGCCCAGGACAACCTCAAGCGTACCATCGGGCTCTCTCCGCAGACGCCTATCCGGCTAAAAGGCGATCTGGAAAATCAGCAGGAGGATGGACTACAGCAGGTGTCCCTGGAAACCATTTCGATGTCGAAAGCAGTCGACCAGGCGATCGAAAACCGGCCCGACCTACAGCGCGCCCGCCTCAACGTGGAACTGCGCTCAATCCAAAAGGAAGCCTCTCGCGCCGAGTTTTTTCCCCGCGTCGAGGCGATAGCCAATTTCAACTACTCGGGCCGCGTCCCCGATAACCGCTCCCAGGTGCTCACCACCGATCCCCAGGACCCGACCAACCCGTTCTACTATCGCGAGCGGAGCCGCGGCTTTTTCAGCGACGACTTCTGGAATCCCTCCTTTAGTGTGGGCCTCCAGTTCAGCTGGAATATCTTCAACGGCTTTCAGAGCTCCTCCCGCCTCCAGCAGGCCGAAATTCAGCGACAGCGGGCGCAGACGCAGCTGGAACAGCTGCGGCAGGCCGTGCAGGTGGAGGTCCGCCGGGCCATCCGCAACCTCGAAAATGCCCGTGAGCGCATTCAGGCCCAGGAGGCCAACGTTCGCCGTGCGGAACTGAACTACGACCACATGTCGGAACGGGTTGACGAGGGCGTGGCGCGCCCCATCGAGTTGCGAGAAGCGTCCGACCAGCTCGACCAAAGCCGCCTCAACTACCTCCAAGCCGTGTACGACTACCTCGTGGCCCGCAGCGACCTCGAAACGGCACTCGGCCAACCCCTCACCCCGACATCTGAATCCTACCTGATGACGAGTCGATGA
- a CDS encoding efflux RND transporter periplasmic adaptor subunit has protein sequence MTVPRLLFSTPSSSDVTFRTLATFVLTPLLAGLLLFTSGCSDGQASKSSSTQARSQPKTRVETLLLEPTSFTDVIEVTGTVEAIDDATLSAQTDGPVTMLLELGTRVDKGTPVAKIDAEEAESAVEQAKAQYELAQDRFERQQPLYRDSVISALEFEQVRSERNQARAALNQAQTRLADAILEAPFAGTIEDRFLEVGEQAAPGTRLARLVNTRRVKITAGIPERYANDIEIGTPVQLDFRRYGAGVRTADVTFVGNTIDPQSRTFTVEITVSNENRTLKPEMGVNLRVTRAVLDSALVLPRTAVLRDETGTHVYVVDRSDTTAVARNREITLGPETGGSVVADSGLAAGEEVIIVGQNNVSPGAPLEVTDQFNRTSAAGTPYEENSLPTPPTE, from the coding sequence ATGACCGTACCTCGATTGCTCTTTTCCACTCCTTCCTCTTCCGACGTGACGTTTCGCACGCTCGCTACGTTCGTTCTGACGCCCCTCCTCGCCGGTCTGCTCCTCTTCACGAGCGGCTGTAGCGACGGGCAGGCCTCGAAATCGTCATCCACGCAGGCGCGCTCCCAGCCCAAGACCCGGGTGGAGACCCTCCTCTTAGAGCCGACCTCCTTTACCGACGTGATTGAGGTAACCGGAACCGTAGAGGCCATCGACGACGCCACGCTCTCGGCCCAAACCGACGGTCCTGTCACGATGCTACTGGAACTCGGCACGCGGGTCGACAAGGGAACGCCCGTCGCCAAGATCGACGCTGAAGAGGCAGAGTCCGCCGTGGAGCAGGCAAAGGCCCAGTACGAGCTCGCACAGGACCGCTTTGAACGCCAGCAACCGCTCTACCGAGACTCGGTCATCAGCGCTCTCGAATTTGAACAGGTTCGGTCGGAACGCAATCAGGCACGGGCCGCCCTCAACCAGGCGCAGACCCGTCTGGCCGACGCGATCCTTGAGGCCCCGTTCGCCGGCACGATCGAGGACCGCTTTCTCGAGGTCGGGGAGCAAGCGGCCCCTGGCACACGGCTCGCACGCCTCGTCAATACACGGCGGGTGAAGATTACGGCGGGCATTCCCGAGCGCTACGCAAACGACATTGAAATCGGCACCCCGGTCCAGCTCGACTTTCGTCGCTACGGCGCGGGCGTGCGCACCGCTGACGTGACGTTCGTGGGCAATACCATTGATCCGCAGAGCCGCACCTTCACCGTAGAAATTACAGTGTCGAATGAAAACCGCACGCTGAAGCCCGAAATGGGAGTCAATCTCCGGGTCACGCGTGCCGTGCTCGACAGTGCCCTCGTTCTGCCCCGCACTGCCGTACTGCGCGACGAAACTGGGACGCACGTCTACGTGGTCGATCGTTCGGATACGACAGCCGTGGCTCGAAATCGGGAGATCACGCTCGGACCTGAAACCGGCGGAAGTGTCGTAGCCGACTCGGGCCTCGCCGCCGGGGAGGAGGTCATCATCGTGGGACAAAACAATGTATCCCCCGGCGCCCCGCTGGAGGTCACCGACCAGTTCAACCGAACGTCCGCGGCGGGCACTCCCTACGAGGAGAATTCCCTCCCTACCCCCCCAACCGAATAA